The following are encoded in a window of Solibacillus sp. FSL R7-0668 genomic DNA:
- the flgB gene encoding flagellar basal body rod protein FlgB, whose amino-acid sequence MNLFGGTISKLENGLSYATLKNKAITQNIANVDTPNYKTKEVSFKDVFSDAKKSSISAYRTDARHYDFSIEIGSSGVYSNENFRTRPNGNAVNMDAEQAKLAENTIYYNALIDRISSKFSTLNTVVKGGK is encoded by the coding sequence TTGAATTTATTTGGTGGTACGATTAGCAAATTAGAAAATGGACTTTCATATGCTACGCTAAAAAATAAAGCGATAACACAAAATATAGCGAATGTTGACACGCCGAACTACAAAACAAAAGAAGTAAGCTTTAAAGATGTTTTTAGTGATGCGAAAAAATCTTCTATTTCTGCCTATCGCACGGATGCGAGACATTATGATTTTTCAATTGAAATAGGATCAAGTGGTGTGTATTCAAACGAAAATTTTCGAACAAGACCAAATGGCAATGCGGTAAATATGGATGCAGAACAAGCGAAGTTAGCAGAAAATACAATTTACTATAATGCATTGATTGACCGGATTAGTAGTAAATTCTCAACATTAAATACGGTAGTAAAGGGAGGTAAATAA
- the flgC gene encoding flagellar basal body rod protein FlgC: protein MSIFHSMNTTASALTSQRLRMDVISSNIANVDTTRAKQVNGEWEPYRKKSITLKENEGQFSNFLNMAMGKTVKAGVGNGVKVTSIKEDTETPFKLVFDPTHPDANEEGYVQMSNVDLLKEMVDLISASRSYEANITAFNANKSMLTKALEIGKG, encoded by the coding sequence ATGTCGATTTTTCATAGTATGAATACAACTGCTTCGGCGTTAACTTCACAACGTCTAAGAATGGATGTAATATCTTCTAATATTGCCAATGTTGATACAACACGAGCAAAGCAAGTAAATGGTGAGTGGGAACCATACCGCAAAAAGTCTATTACATTGAAAGAAAATGAAGGGCAATTCTCAAACTTTCTGAATATGGCAATGGGCAAAACAGTAAAAGCGGGTGTAGGAAACGGCGTGAAAGTAACTTCTATTAAAGAAGATACAGAAACACCGTTTAAACTCGTTTTTGACCCAACACATCCAGATGCCAATGAAGAGGGTTATGTACAAATGTCGAATGTTGACTTATTAAAGGAAATGGTAGATTTAATTTCAGCTTCACGATCATATGAAGCCAATATTACAGCGTTTAATGCCAATAAAAGCATGCTAACAAAGGCACTTGAAATAGGGAAAGGATGA
- the fliE gene encoding flagellar hook-basal body complex protein FliE yields MAINPVSFMSPAQSVNEVNQGNQVTSANAQQQFADSLKEAIASVNEHQKTSDMMTQKLISGGDVDLFEVMVAAQKASVTLNTTIEIRNKAVEAYQEIMRMSV; encoded by the coding sequence ATGGCGATAAATCCAGTTTCATTCATGTCTCCTGCACAATCTGTGAATGAAGTAAACCAAGGTAATCAAGTTACATCTGCAAATGCACAACAACAGTTTGCAGACTCTTTAAAAGAAGCGATTGCTAGTGTAAATGAGCACCAAAAAACATCAGATATGATGACACAAAAATTAATAAGTGGTGGAGATGTTGATTTATTTGAAGTAATGGTTGCTGCTCAGAAGGCAAGTGTTACTTTAAACACAACAATTGAAATTCGTAATAAAGCTGTAGAAGCTTATCAAGAAATTATGCGTATGAGTGTATAA
- the fliF gene encoding flagellar basal-body MS-ring/collar protein FliF, protein MNERFTKIKSDSTNFWQSRTKNQKGAMIGVAAAILALAAAITYFSTRTTMVQLFPEMSQSEVGSITEVLTAQGVKYEVTNGGTTILVPEKQVQDLQVSLASQGYPDSGEIDTSFFTANAGFGMTDNEFNVIKKAAIETDLANLLRKFEGVKDAKPIITLPNEGVFLKDEQAESTAAIVLTTKPGHKFSDDQIKGLFNLVAMSIPNLSKENIQISNQYGDYYDLESAENGGNGINTVEGQMDVKKTIERDLQRQVQQMLGTLIGQDKVVVNVSADIDFKKENREENLVKPVDEENMTGIEISAQRITETYAGGTPAEGSPEAENATDNFVDYVEGTTGNGDYERVEETINNDVNRIRREIQESPYKIRNLGIQVMVEPPGTVEEFDAGIRTDIEQILSTIVRTSIDQDAAGDLTDEEIANRIVVSAQQFQGNDAANDDVQSVIPWWVWVIGGILLVAIVLLVLYVLRARKRKQEEAELEIIEQQQQLIDVEDISEEKETEATVRRKQLEKMAKEKPEDFAKLLRSWIAEE, encoded by the coding sequence ATGAATGAACGATTTACAAAAATTAAAAGCGACTCCACTAACTTTTGGCAGAGTCGAACGAAAAACCAAAAAGGTGCAATGATTGGCGTTGCTGCAGCAATTCTTGCACTTGCAGCAGCTATTACATATTTTTCAACGCGCACTACAATGGTGCAACTTTTCCCGGAAATGTCTCAATCAGAGGTAGGGAGCATAACAGAAGTACTTACTGCTCAAGGGGTTAAGTACGAGGTAACAAATGGTGGAACAACAATCTTAGTTCCAGAAAAACAAGTGCAAGACTTACAAGTATCGCTTGCTTCTCAAGGGTATCCTGATTCAGGTGAAATCGATACGTCCTTCTTTACAGCCAATGCGGGATTTGGTATGACAGATAACGAATTTAACGTGATTAAAAAAGCGGCAATCGAAACGGATTTGGCAAACCTATTACGTAAATTCGAAGGGGTAAAGGATGCAAAACCGATTATCACCCTACCAAATGAAGGCGTATTTTTAAAGGATGAACAAGCTGAATCAACAGCGGCGATTGTTTTAACGACAAAGCCAGGACATAAATTTTCAGATGATCAAATTAAAGGGCTCTTTAATTTAGTTGCAATGAGTATTCCGAACCTATCAAAGGAGAATATTCAAATCTCGAACCAATACGGTGATTACTATGATTTAGAATCTGCTGAAAATGGCGGGAATGGTATTAATACGGTAGAAGGTCAAATGGATGTTAAGAAAACAATCGAACGTGATCTTCAACGCCAAGTGCAACAAATGCTCGGCACATTAATTGGTCAAGACAAAGTAGTAGTAAATGTTTCGGCTGATATTGACTTTAAAAAGGAAAATCGCGAAGAAAACTTGGTGAAGCCTGTAGATGAAGAAAACATGACCGGTATTGAAATTAGCGCACAGCGTATTACAGAGACGTATGCAGGTGGTACTCCAGCAGAAGGCTCTCCAGAAGCTGAAAACGCAACAGATAATTTCGTCGACTATGTAGAGGGTACAACGGGTAATGGCGATTATGAGCGTGTAGAAGAAACAATCAACAATGATGTCAATCGCATTCGACGTGAAATTCAAGAAAGTCCATACAAAATTCGTAATTTAGGGATTCAAGTCATGGTTGAACCACCAGGCACAGTAGAAGAGTTTGATGCAGGGATTCGTACAGATATCGAACAAATTTTATCAACAATTGTGCGTACATCAATCGATCAAGATGCTGCTGGTGATTTAACAGATGAAGAGATTGCAAATCGCATCGTTGTATCGGCGCAGCAATTCCAAGGTAATGATGCAGCAAATGATGACGTTCAATCCGTAATTCCTTGGTGGGTATGGGTTATTGGCGGTATTTTACTAGTAGCGATTGTCTTATTAGTGCTATATGTATTACGTGCACGTAAACGTAAGCAAGAAGAAGCAGAATTAGAAATTATTGAACAACAACAGCAATTAATTGACGTTGAAGATATTTCAGAAGAAAAAGAAACGGAAGCGACTGTACGCCGCAAGCAATTGGAAAAAATGGCGAAAGAAAAGCCAGAAGACTTTGCGAAGCTATTGCGTAGTTGGATTGCTGAAGAATAG
- the fliG gene encoding flagellar motor switch protein FliG has protein sequence MSKKDKDLSGKQKAALLLISLGPEVSASVYKHLSEEEIERLTLEISSVKKVESSVKEDIIEEFHQIALAQDYITQGGIGYAKTVLEKALGAEQAQAILNRLTSSLQVRPFDFARKADPAQIFNFIQNEHPQTIALILSYLDPGQAGVILSSLPQEVQADIAKRIAIMESTSPEVISEIESVLERKLSSTVTQDYTETGGVDAVVEVLNGVDRQTEKTILDALEIQDPELAEEIKKRMFVFEDIVTLDNRSIQRVIRDCENEDLLLSMKVSSDEVKDIIFRNMSQRMAETFREEMEIMGPVRLRDVEEAQSRIVAVIRRLEDAGEIIIARGGGDDVIV, from the coding sequence TTGTCCAAGAAAGATAAAGATTTATCAGGAAAGCAAAAGGCTGCTTTACTGCTAATTTCTCTAGGGCCAGAAGTTTCGGCTTCTGTTTATAAGCATTTAAGTGAAGAAGAAATTGAACGTCTAACACTTGAAATTTCGAGTGTAAAGAAAGTGGAATCTTCGGTGAAAGAAGATATCATCGAAGAATTCCACCAAATTGCTTTAGCGCAAGACTATATCACGCAAGGTGGTATTGGGTATGCGAAAACCGTGCTAGAAAAAGCATTAGGTGCCGAACAAGCGCAAGCAATTTTAAATCGTTTAACATCTTCTTTACAGGTGCGTCCATTTGATTTTGCACGTAAAGCAGATCCAGCACAAATTTTCAACTTTATTCAAAACGAACATCCGCAAACGATTGCACTTATTCTATCTTATTTAGATCCAGGGCAAGCGGGGGTTATTCTTTCATCATTACCACAAGAAGTACAGGCGGATATCGCTAAACGTATCGCCATTATGGAATCAACATCACCAGAAGTTATTAGTGAAATTGAATCTGTACTAGAACGAAAATTATCATCTACTGTTACGCAGGATTACACAGAAACAGGTGGCGTAGATGCAGTGGTGGAAGTATTAAACGGTGTAGATCGTCAAACAGAAAAAACGATTCTCGATGCACTCGAAATTCAAGATCCAGAGCTTGCAGAAGAAATCAAAAAACGTATGTTTGTATTCGAAGACATTGTTACACTGGACAATCGTTCAATTCAACGTGTTATTCGCGATTGCGAAAACGAAGACTTATTACTATCAATGAAGGTTTCTTCAGACGAAGTAAAAGATATTATTTTCCGCAATATGTCACAACGTATGGCTGAAACATTCCGTGAAGAAATGGAAATCATGGGGCCTGTTCGATTACGTGATGTTGAAGAAGCACAGTCTCGCATTGTAGCGGTTATCCGTCGATTAGAAGATGCGGGTGAAATCATTATCGCACGTGGTGGAGGAGATGACGTCATTGTCTAG
- the fliH gene encoding flagellar assembly protein FliH, whose protein sequence is MTSLSRIIRSTNAQPTEETSIVEIKLHSFFEPIHYAEPAEELVDDTPQLTLEEIQQEHQMMLQQANDEIEQQKQQFEQFRNEQLEVLEALKQTWEEEKIILQQEAYDGGFAQGYEDGVQKANANMQQDIQAANDTMLNAQKNAAAYIEAQESVLLELALTSAERILNTKLERDDEAFVAIIERALKEAREMKEIKVYVSPKYHKILTAHQAELAEIFPPNVQFLIFVNEDLQATESYIETNHGRIVVSVDEQLQELRRQLYELIESKE, encoded by the coding sequence ATGACGTCATTGTCTAGAATCATCCGTTCAACGAATGCACAACCAACTGAAGAGACATCTATTGTTGAAATTAAGCTTCATAGTTTCTTTGAGCCAATCCATTATGCAGAACCGGCAGAAGAGCTTGTAGACGATACTCCGCAGTTGACGTTAGAGGAGATTCAACAAGAGCACCAAATGATGTTGCAGCAGGCTAATGATGAAATTGAACAGCAAAAGCAACAATTTGAACAATTTCGTAATGAGCAATTGGAAGTATTAGAGGCATTAAAGCAAACATGGGAAGAGGAAAAAATCATACTTCAACAAGAAGCCTATGATGGAGGATTTGCCCAAGGATATGAAGACGGTGTACAGAAAGCAAATGCAAATATGCAACAGGATATCCAAGCTGCAAATGACACGATGCTGAATGCACAAAAAAATGCAGCTGCCTATATTGAAGCACAAGAATCTGTATTATTGGAACTGGCACTAACATCAGCGGAGCGTATATTAAATACGAAATTAGAGCGAGACGATGAAGCCTTTGTTGCCATCATAGAACGTGCATTAAAAGAAGCACGAGAGATGAAGGAAATAAAAGTTTATGTTTCGCCAAAATACCACAAAATTCTAACGGCACATCAAGCAGAATTAGCTGAAATATTCCCGCCAAATGTGCAGTTTTTAATCTTTGTTAACGAGGATTTACAAGCAACGGAAAGCTATATCGAAACGAATCATGGACGAATTGTTGTATCCGTAGACGAGCAATTACAGGAGCTACGAAGACAATTATATGAATTAATTGAAAGTAAGGAATGA
- the fliI gene encoding flagellar protein export ATPase FliI, with amino-acid sequence MKTAQLIEQIPNLNTFKKYGRVTRVVGLMIESQGPESSIGDVCKIQVQTSKNGPQVILAEVVGFKDEIVILMPYSSLKEISIGCLVEGTGVPLEVKVGPELIGKVLDALGNPFDGQSLPKGLTTVQTEKEPPNPLHRPPIDEQLEVGVKAIDGMLTVGSGQRVGIFAGSGVGKSTLLGMIARNTKADINVIALVGERGREVREFIERDLGPEGLSRSIVVAATSDQPALMRIKAAFTATAIAEYFRDHGKNVMLMMDSVTRVAMAQREVGLAVGEPPATRGYTPSVFAILPSLLERSGTNIHGTITAFYTVLVDGDDMNEPIADAVRGILDGHIVLDRNLANKGQYPAINVLKSVSRLMNHIAEPEHIKAASRLRELYYTYSKSEDLINIGAYKRGTSKDIDEAIHYEPLITSFLKQGFKDKVSIEQTVQEIITLSNGGAK; translated from the coding sequence ATGAAAACGGCTCAATTAATTGAACAAATTCCTAATCTTAATACATTTAAAAAGTATGGAAGAGTGACGAGAGTTGTCGGTTTGATGATTGAGTCTCAAGGTCCGGAAAGTTCAATCGGTGATGTTTGTAAAATTCAGGTTCAAACATCGAAAAATGGTCCGCAAGTTATTTTAGCAGAGGTAGTTGGATTTAAGGATGAGATTGTCATTCTTATGCCTTATTCCTCGTTAAAGGAAATTTCCATCGGTTGCCTTGTAGAAGGTACAGGAGTCCCGCTAGAAGTTAAGGTTGGTCCAGAATTAATTGGAAAAGTGTTAGATGCTTTAGGTAACCCTTTTGATGGACAATCTTTACCGAAAGGCTTAACGACTGTTCAAACGGAAAAAGAACCGCCAAACCCGTTACATCGCCCTCCAATTGACGAACAATTGGAAGTAGGTGTAAAGGCGATTGATGGAATGCTAACAGTAGGAAGCGGTCAGCGTGTCGGGATATTCGCCGGTTCGGGTGTCGGGAAAAGTACATTACTTGGAATGATTGCACGAAATACAAAGGCGGATATCAATGTCATTGCACTCGTTGGGGAACGTGGTCGTGAAGTTCGGGAATTTATCGAACGCGACTTAGGACCAGAAGGGCTTAGTCGTTCCATCGTCGTAGCAGCGACAAGTGACCAGCCGGCATTGATGCGTATCAAGGCGGCATTCACAGCAACTGCTATTGCCGAGTATTTCAGAGATCATGGCAAAAACGTCATGCTCATGATGGACTCCGTAACACGTGTTGCTATGGCACAGCGTGAGGTAGGATTGGCAGTTGGGGAACCACCAGCAACGCGAGGATATACCCCATCTGTATTTGCAATATTACCTTCATTGTTAGAGCGCTCAGGTACAAATATCCATGGCACAATTACCGCGTTTTATACGGTATTAGTTGACGGGGATGATATGAACGAACCGATTGCCGATGCAGTGCGAGGGATATTGGATGGGCATATCGTATTAGATCGAAATCTTGCAAATAAAGGACAGTATCCAGCGATCAATGTGTTAAAAAGTGTAAGTCGTTTAATGAATCATATCGCTGAACCAGAGCATATAAAGGCAGCAAGTCGTTTACGAGAGCTGTATTATACGTACTCAAAATCCGAAGACCTAATTAATATCGGTGCTTACAAACGAGGCACTTCAAAGGATATTGATGAAGCGATTCACTATGAACCACTGATTACCTCGTTTTTAAAGCAAGGATTTAAAGATAAAGTTTCCATTGAACAAACCGTTCAAGAAATCATAACATTATCAAATGGTGGTGCGAAGTAA
- the fliJ gene encoding flagellar export protein FliJ, giving the protein MNKYTYRFEKILVVKEQEKTETELAFKESIKVFEEIATKLYDLLKKKEDLITYQQERLMVGSSIDEINHYSRFIDSMEKTIEDVQQKVVQARAKMNWHEQKLLEKNLEVRKYEKMRENDFEQFKEDQLRIEATLLDELSTIAYYKREIR; this is encoded by the coding sequence ATGAACAAATACACGTATCGCTTTGAAAAAATTTTAGTCGTCAAGGAACAAGAAAAAACAGAAACAGAGCTCGCTTTTAAAGAATCCATTAAAGTATTTGAGGAAATTGCGACAAAACTATACGACTTATTGAAGAAAAAAGAAGATTTAATTACCTACCAACAAGAGCGATTAATGGTTGGTTCTTCAATAGACGAAATAAATCATTATTCGAGATTTATCGACAGCATGGAAAAGACAATTGAAGATGTGCAACAAAAAGTAGTACAAGCCCGTGCGAAAATGAATTGGCACGAGCAAAAGTTATTAGAAAAAAACTTGGAAGTACGCAAATACGAAAAAATGCGCGAAAATGACTTCGAACAATTTAAAGAAGATCAATTACGTATAGAAGCAACCCTTTTGGACGAGCTTTCGACAATTGCGTATTACAAAAGGGAAATCAGGTGA
- a CDS encoding MotE family protein, with protein sequence MRITKGKSGDFMAKKTKQQIELQMEETKVEMEGKSPGFFKKFFYLFLIPLMFIIAICLILATVTEYNVFKMADEAIEKIPFIGSKDEEPAVAENTSLNEEKVVSLQAEIQEKELQITNLQSQIDASAAEKEDLLAEQERLLFEIEKLERNQEEAQKEFNEILSTFEKMSAKTAAPILVQMSDTESLRIMSSMKPDTLSAIFTKMSPQDAARYTELLSQE encoded by the coding sequence TTGCGTATTACAAAAGGGAAATCAGGTGATTTCATGGCCAAAAAAACAAAACAACAAATCGAACTTCAAATGGAAGAAACGAAAGTGGAGATGGAAGGAAAATCTCCTGGTTTTTTCAAAAAGTTTTTTTATCTATTTTTAATTCCGCTTATGTTCATTATTGCGATTTGTTTAATTTTAGCAACAGTAACAGAATATAACGTATTCAAAATGGCGGATGAAGCCATTGAAAAAATTCCATTCATCGGCTCAAAAGATGAGGAACCGGCAGTTGCGGAAAACACCTCGTTAAATGAAGAAAAAGTAGTATCATTACAGGCTGAAATTCAAGAAAAAGAATTGCAGATTACCAATCTACAATCGCAAATTGATGCATCAGCAGCTGAAAAAGAGGACTTATTAGCGGAACAAGAACGATTATTGTTTGAAATCGAAAAATTAGAACGTAATCAGGAAGAAGCACAGAAAGAATTTAATGAAATATTGTCGACATTTGAAAAAATGTCTGCGAAAACAGCGGCTCCTATATTAGTGCAAATGAGTGATACCGAAAGCTTGCGCATTATGTCGAGCATGAAGCCAGATACACTTTCGGCAATCTTTACAAAAATGTCTCCACAGGATGCGGCTCGTTATACAGAGCTATTATCTCAAGAATAA
- a CDS encoding flagellar hook-length control protein FliK, whose protein sequence is MNIAMLQAMSAKNVQQPKPKSAIESGATDSDAFGSVFKSIMSTNQTSETTSSTTTEATPILEEVAETLGTDSLKDLLAQLGIEMDEAELFALIGEEQMPVAIDEMLTLENLTDILGLTEEQLTQIMQQLLGEETPFEMTDIWSIIEQAPAILSEIMAAVQGTQQSNVVPNDMQKVVQLLKLAELIGAKVDTVYQQEIQLSSLKDALLALANQAQQSLQTQAQQAPKQTFEQIVQQVTQQQSTQTTQQATVKTETEQPTVGLQQQVTQTKTVTITLPAEKPAQSEALVKEIQNLMNRSQISGQQGNMKLFLKLFPENLGQIRIELVQKDGVLTARLLATTPLGKELLENNINQLKAGFVSQNIQMDRIDIAQSLQDADRNTRDQSFFNNFFGRQKEEDKEQDNENEEESISFKDLLSQNEEVE, encoded by the coding sequence ATGAATATCGCAATGTTACAAGCAATGTCTGCAAAAAACGTACAGCAGCCTAAACCAAAAAGTGCTATCGAAAGCGGCGCAACAGATTCTGATGCATTTGGTAGTGTATTTAAATCCATCATGTCGACGAATCAAACGTCTGAAACAACTTCTTCAACAACAACAGAAGCAACCCCGATTTTGGAAGAGGTAGCAGAGACGTTAGGAACAGATTCTTTAAAGGATTTATTAGCACAGTTAGGGATTGAAATGGATGAAGCCGAGTTATTCGCATTGATCGGTGAAGAGCAAATGCCTGTTGCAATCGATGAAATGCTTACGTTAGAAAATTTAACAGATATTTTAGGATTAACCGAAGAGCAGCTTACGCAAATAATGCAGCAGCTTTTAGGGGAAGAAACCCCATTTGAAATGACCGATATTTGGTCAATTATTGAGCAAGCACCAGCTATTTTAAGTGAAATTATGGCAGCAGTTCAAGGTACGCAACAATCGAATGTCGTGCCAAATGACATGCAAAAAGTAGTTCAATTATTAAAGCTAGCAGAATTAATCGGTGCCAAAGTTGATACGGTATACCAGCAAGAAATCCAGCTTTCAAGCTTAAAAGATGCGCTACTTGCATTAGCTAATCAAGCACAGCAATCGCTACAGACGCAAGCGCAACAAGCACCTAAGCAAACATTTGAGCAAATAGTTCAGCAAGTAACGCAGCAACAATCAACTCAGACAACGCAGCAAGCGACGGTAAAAACTGAAACAGAGCAACCAACAGTAGGCTTACAGCAGCAAGTAACACAAACCAAAACGGTGACAATTACACTACCAGCTGAAAAGCCAGCACAGTCGGAAGCGCTTGTTAAAGAAATTCAAAACTTAATGAACCGTAGTCAAATTTCTGGGCAGCAAGGAAATATGAAATTATTCCTGAAACTATTCCCAGAAAATCTAGGGCAAATACGTATTGAATTAGTTCAAAAAGATGGTGTATTAACAGCACGTCTATTAGCAACAACGCCATTAGGAAAAGAGCTATTAGAAAATAATATTAACCAATTAAAAGCAGGATTTGTTTCTCAAAACATTCAAATGGACCGCATCGATATTGCGCAATCTTTACAAGATGCTGACCGCAATACACGTGATCAAAGTTTCTTTAATAACTTCTTCGGTCGTCAAAAAGAAGAAGATAAAGAGCAAGACAATGAGAATGAAGAAGAATCCATTTCCTTTAAAGATTTATTAAGTCAAAATGAGGAGGTAGAGTAG